The following are encoded together in the Pleurocapsa sp. FMAR1 genome:
- a CDS encoding glycosyltransferase, whose amino-acid sequence MKILAIAPYISSVYGGTSKMVLELVTTLAKFNLDVDLITTNANYHDSVCDQWIITGNHRIRYFRCWHKDDLIISPSLVNWLFHNIFNYDLVHTHTLFSPLISVAHGICQLHKKPYIITPHGMLEPWALSYKAKKKRIYYHLIEKPALQKAHAIHTLVASEANNIKSLGIKSTSAILPNGIHSQEFLKQTNPNILYQQYPDTKNKTLILFLGRIDPKKGLDILASAFGKIYRQFPNTHLVVAGPDSINYLPQVKSFFAENDCIEAVTFTGMLTGEMKKSALSAANLYVAPSYSEGFSMSVLEGMASGLPCVITTGCNFPEAAQAQAAKVVDIDAEAIASAIIDCLNYPQQAKIMGDRAKEFIFQNYTWDIVAQKLIQTYQNVLVEAHTQQNKVFPVKM is encoded by the coding sequence ATGAAAATTTTGGCGATCGCACCTTACATTAGTTCGGTTTATGGTGGCACTTCTAAAATGGTCTTGGAGCTAGTTACTACCCTGGCTAAATTTAATCTAGATGTGGATTTAATTACCACTAATGCTAATTATCATGACTCTGTTTGCGATCAATGGATAATAACAGGTAATCATCGTATTCGCTATTTTCGTTGCTGGCATAAAGATGACCTGATCATTAGTCCTAGTTTGGTTAACTGGCTATTTCATAACATTTTTAATTATGATTTAGTTCACACTCATACTTTATTTTCTCCTTTAATTTCTGTAGCTCACGGCATCTGTCAACTACATAAAAAACCTTATATCATTACGCCTCATGGAATGTTAGAGCCTTGGGCGCTATCCTATAAAGCTAAAAAAAAGCGCATTTACTATCATTTGATTGAAAAACCAGCACTACAAAAAGCTCATGCTATTCACACTTTAGTTGCTTCTGAAGCCAATAATATTAAGTCATTAGGAATTAAATCAACCTCAGCTATTCTGCCTAATGGTATTCATAGTCAGGAATTTCTTAAGCAAACTAATCCTAATATCCTTTATCAGCAATATCCAGATACGAAAAACAAAACTTTAATTCTTTTTCTCGGTCGCATTGACCCCAAAAAAGGCTTAGATATCTTAGCATCTGCCTTCGGCAAAATATATCGTCAATTTCCTAATACTCATCTAGTTGTTGCAGGACCAGATAGTATTAATTATTTACCACAGGTAAAAAGTTTCTTTGCTGAAAATGACTGTATAGAAGCTGTTACTTTTACGGGAATGCTAACAGGTGAAATGAAAAAATCTGCCCTGTCAGCAGCTAATTTATACGTTGCTCCTTCCTATTCTGAAGGCTTTAGTATGTCGGTATTAGAAGGAATGGCATCAGGATTGCCCTGTGTAATCACTACAGGCTGCAATTTTCCCGAAGCTGCACAGGCTCAAGCTGCCAAGGTAGTTGATATTGATGCAGAGGCGATCGCATCTGCCATAATTGATTGTTTAAACTATCCTCAACAAGCAAAAATTATGGGCGATCGCGCTAAAGAGTTTATTTTTCAAAACTATACCTGGGATATTGTGGCACAAAAACTAATTCAAACTTATCAAAATGTTCTGGTCGAAGCCCACACTCAGCAAAATAAAGTTTTTCCAGTCAAAATGTAA
- a CDS encoding glycosyltransferase family 4 protein: MNTNKIMPIALIHNQFGPYHIARAKVLQKIYPGIVSLIQLADQELQREWTVDEEILEIFTVINGALETLSPKIIADKLVKYLAKLKPAVVIIAGYSHLAMRTATKWAKQNGVKTILLSDSQSLDRPRNFIKESLKGWWITNNFDAAFVAGASAASYLSNLGFRRDRIWRCYDVVDNQYLTTNAVVARDLAEIRQKLNLPEHFFLYVGRFSAEKNLLRLIKAFHLYQQQNRNNWSLVMVGNGSQHPELKDTVTRLGIKNVVWTGFKQISELPAYYGLASALILPSISEPWGLVVNEAMACSLPILISDRCGCLLDLVFPGINGYVFNPFKIASIKAGLEYLSSQSQHKLSKMADASGQIIANYTPETWATSLVDCIEVLNLN; the protein is encoded by the coding sequence ATGAACACAAATAAGATAATGCCGATCGCGTTGATTCATAATCAGTTTGGACCTTATCATATTGCCAGAGCCAAAGTTTTACAAAAAATCTATCCTGGTATAGTTAGCTTGATTCAGTTGGCTGACCAGGAATTACAAAGAGAATGGACTGTAGATGAAGAAATTCTCGAAATTTTTACCGTTATTAACGGTGCTTTAGAAACTCTTAGTCCTAAGATTATTGCCGATAAGTTAGTTAAATATTTAGCAAAGCTCAAGCCAGCAGTAGTAATCATTGCAGGATATAGTCATCTAGCAATGCGGACAGCAACTAAGTGGGCAAAGCAAAATGGTGTCAAAACGATCTTGCTGTCTGATTCTCAATCTTTAGATCGACCCCGTAATTTTATCAAGGAGAGTTTAAAAGGCTGGTGGATCACAAACAACTTTGATGCTGCTTTTGTAGCTGGTGCTAGTGCTGCATCTTACCTGAGTAATTTGGGCTTTCGGCGCGATCGCATTTGGCGATGTTATGACGTAGTAGATAACCAATATTTGACCACCAATGCTGTTGTAGCAAGAGATCTAGCTGAAATACGTCAAAAGCTAAATTTACCAGAGCATTTCTTTCTTTATGTAGGTCGATTTTCGGCTGAAAAAAATTTGCTGCGACTAATCAAAGCATTCCATCTTTATCAACAACAAAACCGCAATAATTGGTCGTTGGTCATGGTAGGAAATGGTTCTCAACATCCAGAATTAAAAGATACAGTTACTCGCTTAGGCATTAAAAATGTAGTTTGGACTGGATTTAAACAAATTTCCGAATTACCTGCCTATTATGGTTTGGCTTCAGCTTTAATTCTGCCAAGCATTAGTGAACCCTGGGGTCTAGTAGTTAATGAAGCGATGGCTTGCAGTTTGCCTATTTTAATTAGCGATCGCTGTGGTTGTTTACTAGATTTGGTTTTCCCTGGCATTAATGGTTATGTTTTCAATCCTTTCAAAATCGCCAGCATTAAAGCTGGATTAGAGTATTTAAGCTCTCAATCTCAGCATAAGTTATCTAAAATGGCTGATGCTTCTGGTCAAATTATTGCTAATTATACTCCAGAAACTTGGGCAACTTCTTTAGTAGATTGCATAGAAGTTTTAAATTTAAATTGA
- a CDS encoding glycosyltransferase family 4 protein, producing the protein MTQSQPSKSSLRFVVLQMGARMHYAVPVLLARANMLEHLYTDICGNIGFTKILDLILPIFSRPKAIKRLLGRQLPSEVSRSSVTSVPLTTIFKSILNLLPQASRTIFPVINIENKLRQQIVKDRFHDANAIYTFINSDLELVRQAKEAGLSVVYEQIINPSVGRILREERALFPGIEAQDSEEKVENGIVRDRQQWEISDLILSASQFVTDEITNLGGDPKRIALVPYGIDRSWFTHQSQPQLGHILFVGSVGLRKGNHYLAEATRILQQRQVKHQVRVVGPYDRDVINRPEFQGPDYIGQVPRSEVVQEFLGADIFVLPTLSESFGLVHLEAMACGLPVITTPNCGSVVRDGIDGFIVPIRDAQTLAARIEQLLSDRNLRNEMSGNARQRAQEFTWEKYGDRILSAIQTLENK; encoded by the coding sequence ATGACCCAATCTCAGCCAAGTAAATCATCGTTGCGTTTTGTCGTGCTTCAGATGGGAGCGCGAATGCACTATGCAGTCCCAGTTTTATTGGCAAGAGCTAATATGCTGGAACATTTATATACAGATATATGCGGAAACATTGGATTTACCAAAATTCTAGATTTGATCTTACCTATTTTTTCCCGTCCTAAAGCCATTAAACGTTTATTAGGTCGTCAGCTGCCTTCAGAAGTTTCTCGTTCATCTGTTACTAGTGTTCCTCTTACTACTATTTTTAAAAGTATCTTAAATTTGCTGCCTCAAGCAAGCAGAACTATTTTTCCAGTCATTAATATCGAAAACAAACTTAGACAACAGATTGTCAAAGATCGATTTCATGATGCCAATGCTATTTATACTTTTATTAATTCAGATTTAGAGCTAGTTCGTCAAGCTAAAGAAGCAGGTTTGTCAGTTGTTTACGAGCAAATAATTAATCCCAGCGTCGGTCGTATCCTCAGAGAGGAAAGAGCTTTATTTCCAGGTATAGAAGCACAAGATTCAGAGGAAAAAGTAGAAAATGGCATTGTCAGAGATCGCCAACAGTGGGAAATATCAGATCTGATACTATCAGCCTCCCAGTTTGTCACAGATGAAATAACTAATTTGGGGGGCGATCCTAAGCGCATTGCTCTAGTACCTTATGGTATCGATCGCAGTTGGTTTACCCATCAATCCCAACCCCAGCTTGGACACATTCTGTTTGTTGGTTCGGTAGGTTTACGTAAAGGGAATCATTATTTGGCAGAAGCGACTAGAATTTTGCAGCAGCGTCAGGTTAAACATCAAGTTCGTGTTGTTGGTCCATACGATCGAGATGTAATTAACAGACCCGAATTTCAAGGACCAGATTATATAGGTCAAGTACCACGCTCAGAAGTAGTTCAAGAGTTTCTGGGCGCTGACATTTTTGTGTTACCTACCCTATCCGAAAGCTTTGGATTAGTTCACTTAGAGGCTATGGCTTGCGGTCTACCTGTGATTACTACTCCCAACTGTGGTTCGGTAGTCAGAGATGGTATTGATGGATTTATCGTTCCCATTCGCGATGCTCAGACTTTAGCAGCTCGTATTGAACAACTATTGAGCGATCGCAACCTACGCAATGAAATGTCTGGTAATGCTCGTCAACGCGCTCAAGAATTTACCTGGGAAAAATATGGCGATCGCATTTTGAGTGCTATTCAGACTCTAGAAAATAAATAA
- a CDS encoding glycosyltransferase family 4 protein — protein MIKTEQKVLTLIGDPNQINTWSNIPYFFLKASQKERFLDYGLALNPKKLSLLRIIWNLITWLHTREKGGFQYSKVFLKQLFAQADIEENTEFISHFPLLPPNPWLEKWQVNYYIDATLKQNFDDYGLASIVAAKVRKIALATEKNNYLQAKRIICMSREAANSIIKDYNIPANKVYVITGGANLDEERLSKADLDAQSNPVNFKPLRLGFIGKDWQRKGLPFLLEIADVLDSRNIPVEVIAVGSKVQELPKHKLLKPMGFINKFKDMDKFIQLVRSCHFGCLFSSAEAFGISNLECLRLGVPVVANRVGGIPDTIPEGLGFLFEPSSSPETVADFLESFVDNPISYQELRQQVIARAEEFSWANTVHKFVQVWQGSKEFLYDPISAK, from the coding sequence ATGATAAAGACCGAGCAAAAAGTTTTGACTTTAATTGGTGATCCCAACCAAATTAACACCTGGAGTAACATTCCGTACTTTTTTCTTAAGGCTTCACAAAAAGAAAGATTCCTAGATTATGGTCTAGCTCTAAATCCTAAAAAACTGAGCTTACTACGGATAATTTGGAATTTGATTACATGGCTACATACGAGAGAAAAAGGAGGATTTCAATATTCTAAAGTATTTCTCAAGCAGCTTTTTGCACAAGCTGATATTGAAGAAAATACTGAATTTATTAGTCATTTTCCTTTACTACCTCCCAATCCTTGGTTAGAAAAATGGCAGGTTAATTATTATATTGATGCTACTTTAAAGCAAAATTTTGATGATTATGGACTTGCATCAATAGTTGCTGCCAAAGTTAGAAAAATAGCTTTAGCAACAGAGAAAAATAATTACCTTCAAGCTAAGAGAATTATCTGCATGAGTCGAGAGGCAGCCAATTCTATTATTAAAGATTACAATATACCTGCCAATAAAGTTTATGTGATTACTGGTGGGGCTAATTTAGATGAAGAACGTCTATCTAAAGCCGATCTTGATGCTCAATCAAACCCTGTGAATTTCAAACCTTTGCGACTAGGATTTATTGGTAAAGATTGGCAACGAAAAGGACTACCTTTCCTGTTAGAAATTGCCGATGTCTTAGATAGTCGAAATATTCCAGTAGAAGTAATTGCAGTTGGTTCTAAAGTTCAGGAATTACCTAAGCACAAACTATTAAAACCGATGGGATTTATTAATAAATTTAAGGATATGGATAAATTCATTCAATTGGTACGTTCTTGCCATTTTGGGTGTCTATTTTCTTCTGCTGAAGCATTTGGAATATCTAACTTAGAATGTCTCAGATTAGGAGTACCAGTAGTTGCTAATCGAGTAGGTGGAATTCCCGATACGATTCCAGAAGGGTTGGGTTTTTTATTTGAGCCAAGTAGTTCGCCAGAAACGGTGGCAGATTTCCTTGAATCTTTTGTTGATAACCCAATTTCTTATCAAGAACTTCGGCAACAAGTTATTGCTCGCGCTGAAGAATTTTCGTGGGCTAATACCGTTCATAAATTTGTCCAAGTCTGGCAAGGTTCAAAGGAGTTTTTGTATGACCCAATCTCAGCCAAGTAA
- a CDS encoding FkbM family methyltransferase, translated as MINLKFAQEVGYGQYFYRTFLRQFYKRIIRQNHKIQLPNGNTMNLPINSRFASEIFVTNCNVDWGSEQILIENLESDQVFLDVGANIGYYSLLTANHVNKVYAFEPDERNLKLLHRNIENINNIEIINQPVYSQVPEIQFDTGDCSEVSHIVVNPNTTRNSQSVKLTTTTLDNFADCNQGLSITGIKIDVEGADFDVLLGAGKLIERHSPLIIAEFFNLKHELFEYIDNFKYEVFAFTKPLLNIKNSLHKFKFIKLLKVIKINTAIR; from the coding sequence ATGATAAATCTTAAATTTGCACAAGAGGTTGGATATGGTCAATATTTCTATCGTACATTTTTAAGACAATTTTATAAAAGAATTATTCGTCAGAATCATAAAATTCAACTTCCTAATGGAAATACAATGAATCTGCCTATAAATAGTAGATTTGCTAGCGAAATTTTTGTAACCAACTGTAATGTTGATTGGGGGAGCGAACAGATATTAATTGAAAATCTTGAATCCGATCAAGTTTTTTTAGATGTAGGTGCAAATATCGGATATTATTCTTTACTCACTGCTAATCATGTTAATAAAGTTTATGCTTTTGAACCAGATGAGAGAAACTTAAAGTTATTACATAGAAATATAGAAAACATTAACAATATTGAAATAATTAATCAACCAGTATATTCTCAAGTCCCAGAAATACAGTTTGACACAGGAGATTGCTCGGAGGTAAGTCATATAGTTGTCAATCCCAACACTACCAGAAACTCTCAATCAGTTAAATTAACTACAACTACATTAGACAATTTCGCAGATTGTAATCAAGGATTATCTATAACTGGAATCAAAATAGACGTTGAAGGTGCTGACTTTGATGTATTGTTGGGAGCTGGTAAATTAATTGAACGACATTCGCCTTTAATTATAGCTGAGTTTTTTAATCTTAAACATGAATTGTTTGAATATATTGATAATTTTAAATATGAGGTATTTGCATTTACTAAGCCACTATTAAACATAAAAAATAGCCTGCACAAATTTAAATTTATAAAATTACTAAAAGTAATAAAGATAAATACCGCTATAAGATGA
- a CDS encoding glycosyltransferase, producing MVINQSISLEKPLVKQSPIVIHVINGMAFGGIENICLEIIKNSPPDAKNVLLYLDSERTEMLPLFKEIPNLTIINQDYKSDRRLPFIFNLALKFREIKPQAILLHVFGLHLFVGLAARIARVPKIMVCPGNPVPEKDLSRLKVWKNIVLFSRLLKIPIHSCSQTVHNSLQVLTKLPRNSYPINYGCDVKAIAARAEKSRQQRSTNSPKVIGMVARLNTIKDHQTLIAAFNLVHRQFADTQLWLIGDGEQKETLQNLVDELNLSEQVIFWGDRSDIPELLGQMDIYAFSTTEEEGFGIALIEAMAAKLPIVASNASACCEVLGQGKAGALIEQGDAKALATALGNFLASEEKRREWGNKAYQYAATNHNIQQCADKWYSILLGN from the coding sequence ATGGTTATTAATCAATCTATTTCCTTAGAAAAACCATTAGTCAAACAATCTCCTATTGTCATTCATGTGATTAATGGTATGGCTTTTGGAGGTATTGAAAATATCTGTCTTGAGATCATTAAAAATTCTCCTCCCGATGCCAAAAATGTCTTGCTTTACCTGGACTCAGAGCGTACAGAGATGTTGCCATTGTTCAAGGAGATACCCAATTTAACAATTATCAATCAAGACTACAAAAGCGATCGCCGTTTGCCATTTATATTCAATCTAGCTCTCAAATTTCGAGAGATTAAACCTCAGGCAATTTTGCTGCACGTTTTTGGCTTACATCTTTTTGTCGGTTTAGCTGCTCGTATAGCTCGAGTGCCTAAGATTATGGTTTGCCCTGGTAATCCAGTGCCAGAAAAAGATCTCTCAAGACTGAAAGTTTGGAAAAATATTGTTTTATTTTCTAGGTTACTTAAAATTCCCATCCATTCTTGTTCTCAAACAGTACACAATTCTCTACAAGTGTTAACCAAGCTTCCTCGCAATTCCTATCCCATTAACTATGGTTGCGATGTCAAAGCCATAGCTGCTAGAGCCGAAAAGAGTAGACAACAACGTTCGACTAATTCACCTAAAGTTATTGGTATGGTAGCTCGTTTGAATACCATCAAAGATCATCAAACTTTGATTGCAGCTTTTAACTTAGTTCATCGGCAATTTGCTGATACACAATTGTGGTTGATAGGAGATGGAGAACAAAAAGAGACATTACAAAATTTAGTTGACGAGCTAAACTTGAGCGAGCAAGTAATTTTCTGGGGCGATCGCTCTGATATTCCAGAATTACTAGGACAAATGGATATTTATGCTTTTAGTACTACTGAGGAAGAAGGTTTTGGAATCGCTTTAATTGAAGCAATGGCTGCCAAGCTTCCTATAGTAGCTAGTAATGCTTCAGCTTGTTGTGAAGTTCTAGGACAGGGTAAAGCTGGAGCTTTAATCGAGCAGGGTGATGCAAAAGCATTAGCAACAGCTTTAGGAAATTTTCTGGCTTCTGAAGAGAAAAGACGCGAGTGGGGCAATAAGGCTTATCAATATGCTGCAACTAATCACAATATTCAACAATGTGCGGATAAATGGTATTCAATTTTGCTAGGTAATTAG
- a CDS encoding glycosyltransferase — translation MFKSSKNSEKKILITLSSLCAEGTPILVLEMCRWWLKWKIHPKIVILNNQPTDLSSEFKQLGIDVENINLPSKGYWRYGQLVAAFYKITKQFKPDGFLSMPLGWHTFMAYGVRLAGVKKIVAHVGNYPPYWTNSAFRKFRMEIQLGRPVTNKLICCSDYVREGVVKHFNVGNLEAVTVYNGCPIEEIAQRAEIKRQQKSEQPFVIGMVARLERHKDQPTLIKAARILKEKGISFVVQLVGEGSRRVEYEKLIKHEGVEDCVQLLGMRRDIPELLGQTDVFVFSAKPDEGLGIALIEAMAAEVAIVATDVGACREVLEQGNIGYLVTAQDPEALADAIAQVMKHPEAAQIKVKQAKQKVLNEFSIENMAKQYISYLNLV, via the coding sequence ATGTTCAAATCAAGTAAAAACTCTGAGAAAAAAATACTAATTACCCTTAGTTCTCTTTGTGCAGAAGGTACTCCTATTTTAGTTTTAGAGATGTGTCGCTGGTGGCTCAAATGGAAAATACATCCTAAAATAGTAATTTTAAACAATCAACCTACAGACTTGAGTAGTGAATTTAAACAATTAGGTATAGATGTTGAAAATATAAATTTACCGTCAAAGGGCTATTGGCGTTACGGTCAGTTGGTAGCAGCTTTTTACAAGATTACTAAACAATTTAAACCCGATGGTTTTTTATCGATGCCATTAGGCTGGCATACTTTTATGGCTTATGGGGTTCGTTTGGCTGGAGTAAAAAAAATTGTGGCTCATGTAGGTAATTATCCTCCTTACTGGACAAACAGTGCTTTTCGCAAATTTAGAATGGAAATTCAATTGGGTCGACCTGTAACCAATAAGTTGATCTGCTGTAGTGACTATGTTCGTGAAGGTGTAGTCAAACATTTTAATGTAGGAAATTTAGAGGCCGTCACTGTTTATAATGGTTGTCCCATCGAAGAGATTGCCCAACGAGCAGAGATCAAACGCCAGCAAAAGTCAGAACAACCTTTTGTAATTGGTATGGTGGCTCGTTTGGAAAGACACAAAGATCAACCGACACTAATAAAAGCAGCTCGTATCTTGAAAGAAAAAGGTATTAGTTTTGTTGTTCAATTGGTCGGCGAAGGTAGCCGTCGCGTTGAATATGAGAAGCTCATTAAACATGAGGGAGTTGAAGACTGCGTTCAACTTTTAGGAATGCGTCGAGATATCCCTGAATTGTTGGGTCAAACGGACGTTTTTGTTTTTTCGGCTAAACCAGATGAAGGTTTGGGCATTGCTTTAATTGAAGCAATGGCTGCCGAGGTAGCAATAGTTGCAACAGATGTAGGAGCTTGTCGAGAAGTATTAGAACAGGGCAATATAGGTTATTTAGTGACAGCGCAAGATCCCGAAGCTTTAGCTGATGCGATCGCCCAAGTAATGAAACATCCAGAAGCAGCCCAAATTAAAGTCAAGCAAGCCAAGCAAAAAGTTTTAAACGAATTTTCTATAGAGAATATGGCAAAGCAATATATTAGTTATTTGAATTTAGTGTAA
- a CDS encoding class I SAM-dependent methyltransferase has protein sequence MKNIDKVITMMRQSQRSLDVGGWHKPINGATHVLDINDYETRLSGQAQDYGEPERFIKDTWIQIDICDRKPWPFPENYFDFVCCSHVLEDIRDPIWVVSEMSRVARAGYIECPSAASELLIKQPLLTRRMLQRTTGVIGCAHHRWLVEFKPEESLVVFRFKLHDLMENQRVVKFSEFHHVNYENFSSWLFWENQIQAKEEIFDIGEWIDSLVLPQSKRLTSFNPIQRISEKFSNIVDTSHQNKYRQPNHGERCKYPYI, from the coding sequence ATGAAAAACATCGATAAAGTAATAACAATGATGCGACAATCACAACGTTCTCTAGACGTAGGTGGTTGGCACAAGCCTATCAATGGAGCGACTCATGTTTTAGATATAAATGATTACGAGACACGTCTTAGTGGACAAGCACAGGATTATGGAGAACCAGAGCGATTTATAAAGGATACATGGATACAAATAGATATCTGCGATAGAAAACCATGGCCTTTTCCAGAAAACTATTTCGATTTTGTCTGTTGTAGTCATGTTTTAGAAGATATCCGAGATCCTATTTGGGTAGTATCAGAAATGTCGAGAGTTGCACGCGCAGGGTATATAGAATGTCCAAGTGCTGCGTCAGAATTATTGATTAAACAACCTTTGTTAACACGACGAATGTTGCAACGTACAACAGGGGTTATAGGATGCGCTCATCATAGATGGTTGGTTGAATTTAAACCAGAAGAATCACTTGTGGTATTTAGATTCAAACTGCACGACTTGATGGAAAATCAAAGAGTCGTCAAATTTTCCGAATTTCATCATGTAAACTATGAAAATTTTTCATCATGGTTATTTTGGGAAAATCAGATTCAAGCAAAAGAAGAGATTTTTGATATTGGAGAATGGATTGATTCTTTAGTATTGCCCCAATCAAAACGCTTGACTTCATTCAATCCAATTCAAAGAATAAGTGAGAAATTCAGCAATATTGTAGACACTTCTCATCAAAATAAATATAGACAGCCAAATCATGGAGAAAGATGTAAATATCCGTATATTTAA
- a CDS encoding FkbM family methyltransferase, with product MYLQTNSFLRQNIPQIHSFLKKLTHSWRYSSTNTLPIPAIQGGKFLFLHPSFMNYDQCEPDLQSYLKSRLKPGNTFIDVGANFGFHTLLASKLVGRKGTVIAFEPSPSNLEILKYHSRINFTRNVFIIPKAVGDITDISVQFVLVDGGKHSSNSLTIADEVPHISASQKEIINVPITTIDENCSQLNIVPNVIKIDVEGAELLVLKGAKNTIEKHQPTILIGIHPFWMPKGQTAKDIITFFREIKYEIQDYSGKKHLDNLEFGDYIAVPTIS from the coding sequence ATGTATCTTCAAACCAATTCTTTTCTTCGTCAAAATATACCACAAATTCACTCTTTTCTTAAAAAGCTAACTCATAGTTGGCGATATTCTAGTACTAATACGTTACCTATTCCTGCAATACAAGGAGGAAAGTTTTTATTCTTACATCCTTCTTTTATGAATTACGATCAATGCGAACCTGATTTACAGTCTTATCTAAAATCTAGATTAAAACCAGGTAATACATTTATTGATGTTGGTGCTAATTTTGGTTTTCATACCCTGTTAGCCTCTAAATTGGTTGGTAGAAAAGGAACAGTAATTGCATTTGAACCATCGCCAAGTAATCTAGAAATCTTGAAGTACCATAGCCGTATAAATTTCACTAGAAATGTTTTTATTATCCCAAAAGCTGTAGGAGATATTACTGATATTTCTGTACAATTCGTACTCGTGGACGGTGGTAAACATAGTAGTAATTCTTTGACAATTGCCGACGAAGTTCCTCATATTTCAGCAAGTCAAAAAGAGATTATTAATGTCCCAATAACAACTATAGACGAAAACTGTTCACAGCTAAATATAGTCCCTAATGTAATTAAAATCGATGTTGAAGGTGCCGAATTACTGGTGTTAAAAGGAGCAAAAAATACCATAGAAAAACATCAACCTACTATATTAATTGGAATACATCCGTTTTGGATGCCAAAAGGGCAAACTGCTAAAGATATTATTACTTTTTTTAGAGAAATCAAATACGAAATTCAAGATTATTCAGGTAAAAAACATTTAGACAATCTTGAATTTGGAGATTATATTGCTGTTCCAACTATTAGTTGA
- a CDS encoding glycosyltransferase, with protein MAAYQPDIVHFHDFTSSAGIAHMQLAKKFGSKVVMTYHTQGNSCSQHGLLYQGKTVCDGEIKLQRCSECRLTVAGMQPTLANLFARWSLSRIDVNQSNIVSRLLTTRKMTEIFQDAWLKMLDLVNVLHVHAEWVQKLVVLNGAPPDKIKFFRTGGPNAIENKNSRKPLEDGVLKLVFAGRSTHIKGSHVLVEAVKSLPINLPVQVDFFCSDINWEEKEYGKEVKKQIEKDPRFNIQYGIPNSQLLGLLANYDLCVVPSLWLETGPLTVLESFAAGIPVIGSRLGGIAELVRDGVDGLLFEPGNSKELASIIQRLVTKKELISNLKANVQYPRTMMHLARDTLAMYKALMPMVKTN; from the coding sequence TTGGCAGCCTATCAACCAGATATTGTCCACTTTCATGATTTTACTTCTAGTGCAGGTATTGCACATATGCAGTTAGCCAAGAAATTCGGTTCTAAGGTTGTCATGACCTACCATACCCAAGGAAATTCTTGTTCTCAACACGGATTACTTTATCAAGGTAAAACAGTTTGTGATGGAGAGATTAAACTGCAACGTTGTTCAGAGTGTCGTCTTACAGTTGCGGGTATGCAACCTACCTTAGCTAATTTATTTGCACGTTGGTCGTTATCTAGAATAGATGTCAATCAGTCTAATATAGTTAGTCGTCTTTTAACTACTAGGAAAATGACGGAAATATTTCAAGATGCTTGGCTAAAAATGCTCGATCTTGTAAATGTTCTCCACGTTCATGCTGAATGGGTACAAAAATTAGTCGTGTTAAATGGTGCGCCTCCTGATAAGATTAAGTTTTTTCGCACAGGAGGACCTAATGCCATTGAGAATAAAAACTCCAGAAAACCTTTAGAAGATGGTGTCTTAAAGTTAGTATTCGCTGGTCGCAGCACCCATATCAAGGGTAGTCACGTTTTGGTTGAAGCAGTAAAATCTCTTCCTATAAATTTACCAGTTCAGGTTGATTTCTTTTGTTCGGATATTAACTGGGAGGAAAAAGAGTACGGCAAGGAAGTCAAAAAACAAATCGAAAAAGATCCAAGATTTAATATTCAGTACGGTATTCCAAATAGTCAATTGTTAGGCTTATTAGCTAATTACGATCTTTGCGTTGTTCCTTCTTTGTGGCTAGAAACTGGTCCCCTTACAGTGCTTGAATCTTTCGCAGCAGGTATCCCTGTAATTGGTAGTCGTCTTGGCGGTATTGCCGAATTAGTTCGAGATGGAGTAGATGGTTTGTTGTTTGAACCAGGTAATAGCAAAGAATTAGCTTCGATCATTCAACGCCTAGTAACAAAAAAAGAATTGATATCAAATTTAAAAGCCAATGTTCAATACCCTAGAACAATGATGCATTTAGCTCGCGATACTTTAGCTATGTATAAGGCGTTAATGCCTATGGTTAAAACTAATTAG